GAAGTGCGTCGTCGTTGCCGGGGATCACGTAATCGACTTCGGTCGGATCGCAGTTGGTGTCGACGACGGCGACGACCGGAATGCCCAGCTTGCGCGCTTCCTTCACCGCAATCTGCTCCTTGTTGGAGTCGATGATGAAGAGGGCGTCGGGCAGGCGAGCCATGTTCTTGATGCCGGCGAGGTTTGCCTGGAGGTGCTTGCGCTCGCGCTCCAACTTCACGACCTCTTTCTTGGGCAGCAACTCGTAACGGCCATCGGTGGCCATTTCGTCGAGCTCTTTCAGCCGCTTCACCGACTTTTGCACGGTAACCCAATTGGTGAGGAGCCCGCCGAGCCAGCGCTGGTTGATGTAGAACATCCCGCAGCGGTTCGCCTCTTCGGCGATCGCGTCCTGCGCCTGCCGCTTGGTGCCAACGAAGAGGACTGTCTTGCCTTCAGCGG
This region of Terriglobia bacterium genomic DNA includes:
- the rpsB gene encoding 30S ribosomal protein S2; this encodes MSVVTMRELLEAGVHFGHQTRRWNPKMKPFIFQERNGIYIIDLQKTLKMFKEASKFVTDLAAEGKTVLFVGTKRQAQDAIAEEANRCGMFYINQRWLGGLLTNWVTVQKSVKRLKELDEMATDGRYELLPKKEVVKLERERKHLQANLAGIKNMARLPDALFIIDSNKEQIAVKEARKLGIPVVAVVDTNCDPTEVDYVIPGNDDALRAIRLFASKISDSCVEGNAAAGDKAAAQIEGGISAAEEAEAATHGESEVAASSETEDVSMEDVLGKGVRKAPEPELSEDLSKAESF